A stretch of Besnoitia besnoiti strain Bb-Ger1 chromosome Unknown contig00015, whole genome shotgun sequence DNA encodes these proteins:
- a CDS encoding DHHC zinc finger domain-containing protein (encoded by transcript BESB_029220), with the protein MLNFQPGQEDSGGSSPAAAAVDPSRRVSPHESPVGEEEDNASASTAFGNDETLRYRPSTAVRYAAPSNSPKGKFLRTLPVVFVLALVACVVSIYVGLHILPLLGLSSSLQAADLAKDASAFSRGVGELATLLVLLVLQLVSFAFAVLVSPGGVPTMSPEEEEHMLLQQPAEVKRDGERRRCKWCLHYKPDRTHHCRVCRSCVLKMDHHCPWIDNCVGWGNHKFFMLAVIYSAVLSIYVAATMFESVVAAVNSPTGSFSVLFLLLFGETLDVFLALVVNGFLGFHLYLMSKGMTTIEFCEKQFRYRPGVRGDESSMWNRGIWLNFNDTFGYNPLLWFIPIDNRPGNGVHFVPQRSAHLRHGFQDEGARFPAAAKEL; encoded by the exons ATGTTGAACTTTCAGCCAGGGCAGGAGGACtccggcggcagctcgccagcagcggccgcggtggatccttcgcggcgcgtgtcGCCGCACGAGTCTCCcgtgggcgaggaggaagacaacGCGTCTGCCTCAACGGCGTTCGGAAACGACGAGACTCTCCGCTACAGACCCTCCACCGCCGTACGCTACGCGGCACCCAGCAACTCGCCCAAGGGCAAGTTCCTGCGCACCTTGCCTGTCGTGTTTGTGCTGGCTCTCGTCGCATGCGTGGTCTCGATCTACGTCGGGCTCCACATCCTGCCCCTTCTGGGGCTCTCGTCCAGCCTGCAGGCCGCAGACCTCGCCAAAGACGCCTCTGCGTTCTCACGCGGAGTCGGCGAGCTGGCGACGCTCCTCGTTCTACTCGTGCTCCAGCTGgtttccttcgccttcgccgtcctcgtgTCCCCTGGCGGAGTGCCCACCATGTcgccagaggaagaagaacacatgctgctgcagcaacCAGCG GAGGtgaagcgcgacggcgagcgccgcaggtgCAAATGGTGTCTGCACTACAAGCCTGACCGGACGCATCACTGCCGCGTGTGCAGATCGTGTGTATTGAAGATGGATCACCACTGCCCGTGGATTGACAACTGCGTCGGCTGGGGGAACCACAAGTTCTTCATGCTGGCAGTAATTTACTCGGCAGTTCTCTCCATCTACGTGGCAGCCACCATGTTCGAGTCGGTCGTTGCAGCCGTCAACTCGCCCACG GGCAGTTTCAGcgtcctttttcttcttctttttggGGAGACTTTGGACGTTTTTCTGGCGCTGGTTGTCAACGGCTTCCTCGGCTTCCATCTCTATCTAATGAGCAAAGGCATGACGACGATTGAGTTCTGCGAAAAACAATTCCGTTACCGCCCTGGCGTCCGCGGAGACGAAAGC TCTATGTGGAACCGCGGCATTTGGCTGAACTTCAATGACACTTTTGGCTACAATCCGCTGCTGTGGTTCATCCCCATCG ATAACCGCCCTGGCAACGGCGTGCACTTCGTCCCTCAGCGCAGCGCCCACCTGCGCCACGGCTTTCAAGACGAGGGAGCGCGGTTTCCGGCAGCAGCTAAAGAACTGTAA